The Pseudanabaena galeata CCNP1313 genome includes a region encoding these proteins:
- a CDS encoding phage tail protein yields MTQKSKLQALSIRLISMKSPDANEETLASADNLGNPQDNLLRANSDSARSPTKCKLLVNPHEPSEIVVKLKNSSNRSLLTNLRVEGDFPTDWLQIGMEGNELPPYAEMEAVLYFQVPADFFEKQEAIVQGQPLTINYHGQLQVYGGYASSNSEAGFSPRLELFDVEPFRLYVRPPSLYLDFLPDTYREVDFVGRLLKIFEEALEPDVQILDTLWAYLDPMLAPQTMLPFLAHWVGWETSPNLDVERQRYLIKQAMQIYRWRGTRRGLRFYIHLFTGLPLDEHLPEAEKHISIFEITGRGFVLSEAILGQSASTGGGRPFHFVVRIRNDLQNSLDLPLIHRIIEREKPVFCTYDLEVI; encoded by the coding sequence ATGACTCAAAAAAGTAAGCTCCAAGCACTAAGCATTCGCCTAATTTCGATGAAGTCTCCTGATGCCAACGAAGAGACTTTAGCCAGTGCTGATAATTTGGGAAATCCGCAGGACAATCTGTTACGAGCTAATAGTGATAGTGCGCGATCGCCTACTAAATGCAAGCTACTGGTTAATCCCCATGAACCGAGCGAAATTGTAGTCAAGCTCAAGAATTCTAGTAATCGATCGCTTCTAACCAACTTACGTGTCGAAGGGGACTTTCCAACGGATTGGCTGCAAATTGGGATGGAAGGGAATGAGTTACCACCCTATGCAGAGATGGAAGCTGTACTTTATTTCCAAGTTCCTGCGGACTTTTTTGAGAAACAAGAGGCGATCGTGCAAGGACAGCCGCTCACGATTAATTATCATGGGCAGTTACAAGTTTATGGAGGTTATGCGAGTTCCAATTCAGAAGCAGGATTCTCTCCTAGACTAGAATTATTCGATGTTGAGCCATTTCGGCTGTATGTGCGTCCGCCTAGTTTATATCTGGACTTCTTACCTGATACTTACCGTGAAGTAGACTTTGTAGGACGTTTGCTGAAGATCTTTGAAGAAGCTCTAGAACCTGATGTGCAGATCTTAGATACACTCTGGGCTTATCTCGACCCGATGTTAGCTCCTCAAACTATGTTGCCATTTCTCGCCCATTGGGTGGGCTGGGAAACATCACCGAATCTTGATGTTGAGCGGCAACGTTACTTAATTAAGCAAGCCATGCAGATTTATCGCTGGCGGGGAACTCGTCGGGGGCTACGCTTTTATATCCATTTGTTTACAGGATTACCCCTCGACGAACATTTACCTGAAGCAGAAAAACACATTAGTATTTTTGAAATCACAGGACGGGGTTTTGTGCTTAGTGAAGCAATCCTCGGACAAAGCGCCTCCACAGGTGGTGGTAGACCCTTTCATTTTGTGGTGCGAATTCGTAACGATTTACAAAATAGTCTTGACCTGCCGCTTATCCATCGAATTATCGAACGAGAAAAGCCTGTTTTTTGTACCTACGATCTAGAAGTTATTTAA
- a CDS encoding putative baseplate assembly protein — translation MTKEFDFLPNLPKSDLDDRTFAELVNECLLRIPRYCPEWTNYNPSDPGVTLIELFAWLTDQMLMRFNQVPRRNYVAFLELLGIRLQPPAPAQTEVTFYLSASLPEPYTIPAGIEVATLRTETEEAIIFSTDQPLVIGNPRILHLLAAPRAEENPEFLRDLLLDVWTEDREEGWSGQEIALFSEPPQPNNCFYVVFDGEQPINGNVIALNLKGESATTTGINPNNPPRFWEAWNGNAWQPVLQKESDDRTKGFSFSELANEGTNPLQGAEVIFHLPLTWDVTQFSTYRGRWLRCSYVEPTANQSAYNRSPHIIGMGARAIGGTIKATQCHALVNEILGESNGKSGQVFQLMHQPVLPRQADEYLLITPPIGLPQIWHEVTDFSESTESDLHYIIDSTSGQVQFGPFVQTPNYQSQHTLQRLRIQGEPMQRVVADQTKAIAMNTKSTGTQYGAVPPKGSIIQMVKYRTGGGFRGNVQRGSLRIAKNAIPYVASLTNHISASNGVDAESLDDVAVRVPKMLRTRDRAITQTDFEYLTLIAGDGAVARVMCAPTRRKQEAGTVKLLVVPRVRTESIEQGQGIAPDQFILTKPLIDRVLGYLDERKMLGIQIQLDQPEYVGVCVQTEIALESSYSNPQVQQDIVRQLKVMLYRFLNPITGGVSGQGWEFGRPVYPSDIVKLLQNFQGVRFLGTVQLFELRYENGEWMRRLAPQPMIDPGSVGLICSWRSPRLRSSHVINIVS, via the coding sequence ATGACGAAAGAGTTTGATTTTCTTCCCAATTTGCCCAAATCAGATCTTGACGATCGCACCTTTGCAGAATTGGTGAATGAGTGTCTTCTCAGAATCCCGCGCTACTGTCCAGAATGGACAAATTATAACCCTAGCGATCCAGGGGTAACCCTGATCGAACTATTTGCTTGGTTGACCGATCAGATGTTGATGCGGTTTAACCAAGTCCCGCGACGTAATTATGTTGCTTTTTTAGAATTACTGGGGATTCGCTTACAGCCACCTGCACCTGCTCAAACAGAGGTAACTTTTTATCTGAGTGCCTCTTTGCCAGAACCCTACACAATTCCTGCGGGGATTGAGGTTGCTACACTGCGAACTGAAACTGAAGAGGCGATCATCTTTAGTACCGATCAACCTTTAGTAATTGGGAATCCTCGAATTTTACATTTACTAGCTGCACCTAGAGCCGAAGAAAATCCTGAGTTTTTACGTGATTTACTCTTAGATGTATGGACAGAGGATCGTGAAGAGGGATGGTCAGGTCAGGAAATAGCTCTATTTAGTGAACCGCCTCAACCAAACAATTGTTTCTATGTAGTGTTTGATGGAGAGCAACCGATCAATGGCAATGTAATAGCTCTCAACTTGAAGGGAGAATCAGCAACAACGACAGGGATTAACCCTAATAATCCACCTCGATTTTGGGAAGCATGGAATGGTAATGCATGGCAACCTGTACTCCAAAAAGAGAGTGACGATCGCACGAAAGGATTTAGTTTTAGCGAATTAGCCAATGAAGGGACAAATCCTTTGCAGGGTGCAGAAGTAATCTTTCATTTACCACTTACATGGGATGTAACACAGTTTTCAACTTATCGAGGACGGTGGCTACGCTGTAGCTACGTCGAACCAACCGCTAATCAGTCAGCCTATAACCGATCGCCACATATTATTGGTATGGGTGCGAGAGCGATCGGTGGAACGATTAAGGCAACTCAATGTCATGCCTTAGTAAACGAGATTTTGGGGGAGAGCAATGGCAAATCAGGACAAGTATTTCAACTAATGCACCAACCAGTATTGCCTCGTCAAGCTGATGAATATCTCCTAATTACGCCCCCCATTGGACTGCCACAAATATGGCATGAGGTTACCGACTTTTCTGAGTCTACGGAAAGTGATCTGCACTATATTATCGATTCTACTTCAGGGCAAGTTCAATTTGGTCCCTTTGTACAAACGCCCAATTATCAGAGTCAGCATACATTGCAACGTCTACGGATTCAAGGGGAACCGATGCAAAGAGTGGTGGCGGATCAGACCAAAGCGATCGCCATGAATACGAAGTCAACTGGTACTCAATATGGCGCAGTTCCCCCCAAAGGCTCAATCATTCAAATGGTGAAATATCGCACAGGTGGAGGCTTTCGCGGTAATGTGCAGCGCGGCAGTTTGCGAATAGCCAAAAATGCTATTCCCTATGTAGCCAGTTTAACCAATCACATTTCGGCGAGCAATGGTGTTGATGCAGAATCCCTTGATGATGTGGCGGTGCGCGTTCCTAAGATGCTCCGAACTCGCGATCGCGCCATTACCCAAACTGATTTTGAATATTTGACTCTGATTGCGGGGGATGGTGCTGTAGCTCGCGTCATGTGTGCGCCCACTCGGAGGAAACAAGAGGCGGGAACTGTGAAGTTACTAGTTGTCCCTAGAGTCCGCACCGAAAGCATTGAGCAAGGTCAAGGAATTGCTCCTGATCAGTTCATTTTAACCAAGCCCCTCATTGACCGAGTCTTAGGCTATCTTGATGAACGGAAGATGCTAGGCATCCAAATTCAACTAGACCAACCCGAATATGTGGGGGTCTGTGTACAGACTGAGATAGCCCTAGAATCTTCCTACAGCAATCCACAGGTGCAGCAAGATATTGTGCGACAACTTAAGGTGATGCTCTATCGGTTTCTTAATCCGATTACGGGTGGAGTTAGCGGACAAGGTTGGGAGTTTGGTCGTCCTGTTTATCCGTCTGATATTGTCAAACTGTTACAAAACTTTCAAGGTGTGCGCTTTTTAGGTACAGTACAACTATTTGAGTTGCGCTATGAAAACGGCGAATGGATGAGAAGACTTGCGCCACAACCAATGATTGACCCCGGTTCAGTTGGATTGATCTGCTCTTGGCGCAGTCCTAGATTACGCTCTAGCCATGTGATTAATATTGTCAGTTAA
- a CDS encoding GPW/gp25 family protein, which translates to MSNLDRDYLGRGLSFPLRINVQGELKTDGGDRNLEESIATILNTKLGERVYRPNFGSRLSHLTFAPMNPQTILLARIYVEEALNRWEPRIKVTGVYAEPDPIRGRLDLKILYEIKESHDRRSLVYPFYLLPPNG; encoded by the coding sequence ATGAGTAACTTAGATCGCGATTATCTTGGTAGAGGGCTTTCGTTCCCTTTGCGGATTAATGTTCAAGGTGAACTAAAAACTGATGGCGGCGATCGCAATCTAGAGGAGTCGATCGCTACAATTTTGAATACTAAATTAGGAGAGCGAGTATATCGCCCTAATTTTGGCAGTCGCTTATCACATCTCACTTTTGCGCCGATGAATCCACAGACAATTTTGCTAGCCAGAATCTATGTTGAAGAAGCATTGAATAGATGGGAACCTAGGATTAAAGTTACGGGAGTTTATGCAGAGCCAGATCCCATTAGAGGACGTTTAGATCTAAAAATCCTCTATGAAATAAAGGAAAGTCATGATAGACGTAGCTTGGTTTATCCGTTTTATTTACTGCCCCCAAATGGCTAG
- a CDS encoding DUF4280 domain-containing protein, translating into MGQQVVMGAMLQCSFGVAPSSLIVIPKGMPVMTGGLLAASIMDFAPIANIPPFGMCNSPANPMVIAATAAALGVFTPMPCIPVTVAPWVPGSPTVLINNFPALNNSSKCMCTWGGVISINFAGQVTGQIP; encoded by the coding sequence ATGGGACAGCAAGTTGTTATGGGAGCAATGCTTCAATGTAGTTTTGGAGTTGCACCAAGTTCGTTGATTGTGATCCCTAAGGGGATGCCTGTAATGACAGGAGGACTTCTCGCCGCGTCAATTATGGATTTTGCTCCGATCGCCAATATCCCTCCATTTGGGATGTGTAACTCGCCTGCTAATCCAATGGTAATCGCCGCCACAGCAGCAGCTTTAGGAGTATTTACGCCTATGCCTTGTATACCTGTGACTGTCGCTCCTTGGGTTCCAGGCTCTCCAACTGTATTAATTAACAACTTTCCTGCGCTTAACAACTCCTCAAAATGTATGTGTACTTGGGGCGGTGTAATTTCCATTAATTTTGCTGGACAAGTAACGGGACAAATTCCATAA